The Drosophila biarmipes strain raj3 chromosome 2L, RU_DBia_V1.1, whole genome shotgun sequence genome has a window encoding:
- the LOC127010701 gene encoding transmembrane protein 138-like isoform X1: MKLTLLRYSWVLLLQIAFLGVDLLINAFGLSLARNQLQTAIVIFVIQDTLIITEYVLFTIALHSTCVYQVGASFIILRNCKLLMVSITLYFLLSASQHFWIIYQHRHPSGEENQHWPIGLVFLSLVQRIMSVLYYHSSKSTALTMADPRFKEEHLDWIADQLVDK; this comes from the exons ATGAAGCTAACTCTGCTACGGTACTCCTGGGTGCTTTTGCTACAGATCGCCTTTTTGGGAGTAGACCTTCTCATAAACGCATTTGGGCTTTCGCTGGCCAGAAACCAGTTGCAGACAGCCATTGTTATATTTGT CATTCAGGACACTCTGATTATTACGGAGTATGTGCTGTTCACCATTGCGTTGCACTCAACGTGTGTGTACCAAGTCGGTGCCTCCTTCATAATCCTGCGGAACTGCAAGCTCTTAATGGTCAGCATTACCCTGTACTTCCTTCTGTCCGCCTCCCAACATTTCTGGATCATCTACCAACATCGTCACCCCTCAGGTGAAGAAAATCAGCACTGGCCAATAGGTCTAGTTTTTTTATCATTGGTACAACGCATCA TGTCAGTGCTCTATTACCATAGCTCCAAATCAACAGCTCTGACCATGGCAGATCCTCGATTCAAGGAGGAACATCTGGATTGGATCGCGGACCAGCTGGTCGATAAGTAA
- the LOC127010701 gene encoding transmembrane protein 138-like isoform X2 has product MKLTLLRYSWVLLLQIAFLGVDLLINAFGLSLARNQLQTAIVIFVIQDTLIITEYVLFTIALHSTCVYQVGASFIILRNCKLLMVSITLYFLLSASQHFWIIYQHRHPSVSVLYYHSSKSTALTMADPRFKEEHLDWIADQLVDK; this is encoded by the exons ATGAAGCTAACTCTGCTACGGTACTCCTGGGTGCTTTTGCTACAGATCGCCTTTTTGGGAGTAGACCTTCTCATAAACGCATTTGGGCTTTCGCTGGCCAGAAACCAGTTGCAGACAGCCATTGTTATATTTGT CATTCAGGACACTCTGATTATTACGGAGTATGTGCTGTTCACCATTGCGTTGCACTCAACGTGTGTGTACCAAGTCGGTGCCTCCTTCATAATCCTGCGGAACTGCAAGCTCTTAATGGTCAGCATTACCCTGTACTTCCTTCTGTCCGCCTCCCAACATTTCTGGATCATCTACCAACATCGTCACCCCTCAG TGTCAGTGCTCTATTACCATAGCTCCAAATCAACAGCTCTGACCATGGCAGATCCTCGATTCAAGGAGGAACATCTGGATTGGATCGCGGACCAGCTGGTCGATAAGTAA